One Chordicoccus furentiruminis DNA window includes the following coding sequences:
- a CDS encoding sugar transferase has protein sequence MNSKYRMIQTYGIWLLDLVCIIVSYRISKAIRYGTDFRFRNFAANQLIILFILFCFAYNFFLDWNHDYLVRGTLKEFSAVLKYNATMLVVLGVYVFLTHTYFLVSRLLVGRFLLINLALMFVSHVLVKKVLRVFLQGEKTVSKILVIAEPELMEETIDRIRRTMGVSTQVVAAAYAVDEPAGGSEETVKGVPVLPGIRDLTEVLVQTPFDEVFINTPDISQRKLRQMILGFEEMGVTCHYNLELPNIGAAASHVGSYGTYSVITYQKTLVSQKKLLVKRFFDILGGIVGLAVTGILTLFIAPAIKLDSPGPVFFSQTRVGKNGRRFRIYKFRSMYQDAEARKKDLLKQNEMNGLMFKMEDDPRVTKVGAFLRKTSLDEFPQFLNVLKGDMSLVGTRPPTEKEFEQYNEHYRRRISMTPGLTGMWQVSGRSDITDFDEVVRLDLEYIDNWSLTLDLKILLQTVGVLFSHRGAK, from the coding sequence GTGAATTCGAAGTACAGAATGATACAGACCTACGGCATCTGGCTGCTCGACCTGGTGTGCATCATTGTCTCCTACAGGATCTCAAAAGCGATCCGGTACGGGACGGATTTCCGCTTCCGCAATTTTGCGGCCAATCAGCTGATCATTCTTTTTATTCTGTTCTGTTTCGCCTACAACTTCTTTCTCGACTGGAACCACGATTATCTTGTCCGGGGCACGCTGAAGGAATTCTCAGCCGTTCTCAAATATAATGCGACGATGCTGGTCGTGCTCGGCGTTTACGTTTTCCTGACCCATACATACTTTCTGGTATCCCGGCTGCTGGTCGGACGATTTCTGCTGATTAACCTCGCGCTGATGTTTGTGTCGCATGTGCTCGTGAAGAAAGTCCTGCGGGTCTTTCTGCAGGGAGAGAAGACCGTCAGCAAGATTCTGGTTATCGCGGAGCCTGAGCTGATGGAGGAGACGATCGACCGGATCCGTCGGACAATGGGAGTCAGCACGCAGGTCGTGGCGGCGGCCTATGCGGTCGATGAGCCCGCCGGGGGGAGTGAAGAGACGGTAAAAGGCGTCCCAGTTCTGCCGGGGATCAGGGACCTCACCGAGGTGCTGGTTCAGACACCGTTCGACGAAGTTTTCATCAACACGCCGGATATTTCCCAGCGGAAGCTCAGACAGATGATTCTCGGATTCGAGGAGATGGGCGTTACCTGTCATTACAATCTGGAGCTGCCGAATATCGGGGCGGCGGCCAGCCATGTGGGAAGCTACGGAACCTATTCCGTCATCACCTACCAGAAGACGCTGGTCAGTCAGAAGAAACTGCTCGTGAAACGCTTTTTCGATATTCTCGGAGGCATCGTCGGGCTTGCGGTCACCGGCATTCTGACGCTGTTCATCGCGCCGGCGATCAAACTGGATTCTCCGGGTCCGGTTTTCTTTTCCCAGACGAGAGTGGGAAAGAACGGGCGGCGGTTCCGGATTTACAAATTCCGCTCGATGTATCAGGACGCGGAGGCACGCAAGAAGGACCTGCTGAAGCAGAACGAGATGAACGGGCTTATGTTCAAGATGGAGGACGACCCGCGCGTCACGAAGGTGGGGGCATTCCTCAGAAAGACATCTCTTGATGAGTTTCCCCAGTTCCTGAATGTTCTGAAGGGTGATATGTCGCTGGTCGGAACAAGGCCTCCGACTGAAAAGGAATTCGAGCAGTACAATGAGCATTACCGCCGGCGGATCAGCATGACGCCGGGACTTACGGGCATGTGGCAGGTGAGCGGTCGATCGGACATCACGGACTTCGATGAAGTGGTGAGACTGGATCTGGAATATATAGACAACTGGTCATTGACGCTGGATCTGAAGATTCTGCTTCAGACCGTAGGCGTACTGTTCAGTCACCGCGGCGCAAAATAA